The DNA segment TGGACAAATGGGGAATCACCACCGTCAGGAGCTGGAGGATGATCGACGCGCTGATGTAAGGCATGATACCCAACGCGAAGATCGTCAACCGGGACAACGCCCCTCCTGAAAAAATATCCAAGAATCCCAGTAGCGAACCGCCTTTTTCGACGAGGAACTTCGCCAGCTCATCGTTGTTGATGCCCGGCGTGGGGATATGCGCGCCGACTCGGTAGACGATGAGCATCCCGAGCGTGAAGAGGATCCGGGTGCGCAGTTCGGGAATCTTGAAGATATTCTGAAAACTGGTCAGGAGTCGCTCAAACACTGCGGATAACCTCAGCTCTCCCCCCAGCCGCTTGAATCTTTGCCTCCGCTGATTTGCTGAACCTGTGGGCCTGCACGACCATGGGACGACCGACTTCGCCGAGGCCGAGAATCTTGACCGGCAGATGTTTGCGTTTGATCAGCCCGGCGCGGGTCAGCACTTCCGGAGTGATGGGATCGACCGCACCGAGACCGGCCAGCGATTTTAAGTTCACGACGGCATATTCCTGTCGGAATGGATTCGTAAACCCGTACTTGGGCAATCGGCGAACCAACGGCATCTGCCCGCCTTCGAATCCGGGACGTTTGCCTCCGCCGGATCGCGCCAATAATCCCTTGTGTCCCTTGGTCGCGGTCTTTCCGTGACCCGAGCCCGGACCACGGCCGATCCGCTTCCGACGCTTTTTCGCTCCGCGAGGCGGAGCCAGTTCATGCAGCTTCATTGTGGACGCACATCCAGTAAATAACCGACCTTCTGAATCATCCCTCGCACCTGCGGCGTGTTAGGATGCTGAACGGACTGACGCAATCTGCGAAGCCCAAGCCCCCGCAGCACCAAACGGTGGCGCTGAGGCGTGCCGATCGGGCTCCGTTTCAACGTGATCGTCAATCCTCGGCTGGAGGACCCGACTTGCTTCGAGGAACTCATGCCACACTCGCCTTCTGATCAAGGTCGGAAGACGGAGCACGGCGAAGGCGTAGAACCTGCTCCGGATCCCGGAGCTGCTGCAGACCGTTGAGCGTCGCGCGGACGGTGTTGAAAGGATTCCCGCGGCCGAGCGTCTTGGCGATGATATTGTGGGCGCCGACGAGTTCCACCACCGCCCGAACGGCCCCTCCCGCGATGATGCCGGTGCCTTCAGCGGCAGGCTTGAGCAACACGTGCTCTCCGCCGAACAAGCCGTGGACCTCGTGCGGAATGGTCCCATCCTTCAACGGCACCTGCACGAGATGTTTCTTGGCCTGCTCGACGGCCTTCGAAATCGCAACGGGCACTTCGGCGGCCTTGCCTTTCCCGACGCCGACCCAGCCCTGACCGTCCCCGACCACCACGAGCGCACAGAAATTGAAACGTTTGCCGCCTTTGACCACCTTGGCCACACGGTTGATGAACACCACCTTGTCTTTGAGGCTGAGATCTTCAGGATTGACCCGCACGAAAGCCGTTCCCTCCCTTGCAAACGTTAAAACTTCAACCCGCCTTCTCTCGACGCTTCCGCCAAGGCCTTGATTCGACCGTGATAGAGCCGGCCGCCCCGGTCGAAGACGACCGCGTGGACTTTCGCCGCCTTGGCCCGCTCGGCCAACAGCTTACCGACGGCCTTTGCCGCCGCGGTCGTTCCGCCCGACTTCAACGACGTTCTCAGGGCCGGATCGAGGCTCGACGCGGAGACGATCGTGTGACCTTTGAGATCGTCGATGATTTGGGCGTAGATGTGCGACCTGCTCCGAAAGACGTTCAGCCGAGGACGCTCCTGGGTGCCGAACACCCGCTTGCGCACGCGCTGCTTGCGGCGCTCGAGCTGTCGCTTCTTGTCGATCATGCCAGCCTCTACTTCCCGGTCTTGCCTTCCTTCTTGCGCAGCACTTCGCCGGCGTATCGAATGCCCTTTTGCTTGTAGACATCGGGAGGCTTGATCGCGCGAATGTTTGCCGCGATCTGACCGACCTTGCGCTTATCCGTTCCTCGAACCGTGATGAGCGTCTGCTTGTCGACCTTCACCTCGATTCCAGGAGGAATGGGAAACGTGACAGGGTTGACATAGCCGACGTTAAACATCACCGTCTGCCCCTGAACCTGCGCCTTGTAGCCGACACCGGTGATCTCCAACGACCGCTCATAACCCTTGGTCACCCCGACAATCATGTTGTTCAATTCAGCCCGGACCAACCCATGAAGCGCGCGGACTTTCCGATCATCGCTCGTACGGCCGACCAATACCTGCCCGTCGGCAACCGACACGCCGATGCCCGGAGTCACAGGCCACTCCAATTTCCCCAACGGCCCCTTCACCGACACCACTCCGTCGTCGACCTTGACCTCGACGCCCGAAGGAACCGGGATCGGCTTTCGTCCTATCCGTGACATATCAGACCTGGACAGCTTCCGCCTGGAGAGTTACCACACAGAGCACAGGACTTCTCCGCCAATGCCAGTCCGCCGGGATTGCTGATCGGTCATCAACCCTTTGGACGTCGAAATGATGGACAAGCCGATCCCGTTCCGAACCTTGGGAATCCCCTGCTTTCCGACATAGACTCGCCTGCCGGGCTTGCTGATCCGCTTCATGCCGGTGATCATCGGCTGGTCTTCCCCGAGATACCGCAACTGCACGCGCAAGGCCGGATGGCCATCCACCGTCTCCTCCTCGAAACCACGAATGAAGCCTTCAGCCTGCAGGATCTTCAGAATTTCGCGCTTTAACCTCGACGCCGGGACGGACACCGTCTCATGACGACGTCGCGCGCCGTTCTGAATTCTGATCAAGAGATCCGCGATGGGATCGGTCACCATATCATTGCACTCCACGGACGCGACTGCGGAATTCCGAATGCCGGATGCTGGGTTTCCGATCCGGCGAATTCATAATTCCACATTCATAATTCCTAATTTTCATTTGACCGCCGGGCCGTCTACCAACTGGCCTTCCGTACGCCTGGGATTTCTCCGCGCAGGCTTCGAAAGCGGAAGCAGATCCTGCACATCTGAAAACGACGCAGAAATCCTCTCACCCGTCCGCAAAGCGGGCATCGGTTGTACGCTCTGGCGGCAAACTTTGGTTTTGCCGCCGCCTTCAACTTCAACGCCTTTCGAGCCACCTTCGACTCCGTGGTTATGGTTGAGCGAAAACCTCGCGGGTGGCTATTGCCCTCTCGCCGCCGGCCTATGCTCTGAACGGCATCCCGAGGTGACGCAGCAACGCCTTGCCCTCGTCGTTGGTTCGAGCCGTCGTCACGATCG comes from the Nitrospirota bacterium genome and includes:
- the rplO gene encoding 50S ribosomal protein L15, which gives rise to MKLHELAPPRGAKKRRKRIGRGPGSGHGKTATKGHKGLLARSGGGKRPGFEGGQMPLVRRLPKYGFTNPFRQEYAVVNLKSLAGLGAVDPITPEVLTRAGLIKRKHLPVKILGLGEVGRPMVVQAHRFSKSAEAKIQAAGGRAEVIRSV
- the rpmD gene encoding 50S ribosomal protein L30 produces the protein MSSSKQVGSSSRGLTITLKRSPIGTPQRHRLVLRGLGLRRLRQSVQHPNTPQVRGMIQKVGYLLDVRPQ
- the rpsE gene encoding 30S ribosomal protein S5, which codes for MRVNPEDLSLKDKVVFINRVAKVVKGGKRFNFCALVVVGDGQGWVGVGKGKAAEVPVAISKAVEQAKKHLVQVPLKDGTIPHEVHGLFGGEHVLLKPAAEGTGIIAGGAVRAVVELVGAHNIIAKTLGRGNPFNTVRATLNGLQQLRDPEQVLRLRRAPSSDLDQKASVA
- the rplR gene encoding 50S ribosomal protein L18, which translates into the protein MIDKKRQLERRKQRVRKRVFGTQERPRLNVFRSRSHIYAQIIDDLKGHTIVSASSLDPALRTSLKSGGTTAAAKAVGKLLAERAKAAKVHAVVFDRGGRLYHGRIKALAEASREGGLKF
- the rplF gene encoding 50S ribosomal protein L6, whose product is MSRIGRKPIPVPSGVEVKVDDGVVSVKGPLGKLEWPVTPGIGVSVADGQVLVGRTSDDRKVRALHGLVRAELNNMIVGVTKGYERSLEITGVGYKAQVQGQTVMFNVGYVNPVTFPIPPGIEVKVDKQTLITVRGTDKRKVGQIAANIRAIKPPDVYKQKGIRYAGEVLRKKEGKTGK
- the rpsH gene encoding 30S ribosomal protein S8, with product MVTDPIADLLIRIQNGARRRHETVSVPASRLKREILKILQAEGFIRGFEEETVDGHPALRVQLRYLGEDQPMITGMKRISKPGRRVYVGKQGIPKVRNGIGLSIISTSKGLMTDQQSRRTGIGGEVLCSVW
- a CDS encoding type Z 30S ribosomal protein S14, which encodes MARKALKLKAAAKPKFAARAYNRCPLCGRVRGFLRRFQMCRICFRFRSLRGEIPGVRKASW